CTTAAGGCGCCCCTCTCCTCCGGCATTCCCAGCCTCTGAGGTGGAGCTGTGGGCTACTGAGCTCAGTTGAGATGGCTGGCAAAGAAGCTCGGCCTCTGGGTGCCGAGCATTAAGAGGAACATCCAGCAACAGGTCTTGATCAGAATCAGTGTTGGCATACTGAGGAGGAACCAGCATGGATAGTTTATCCGGGGGTAACATGAATAAGTTAAGTGCTCTGTCACTGCAGGCTAAATCTTTGCCATTGCCTGGTTTCGGCATAAACGACGCTTGGCACTTTAGACCCATAGCATCACCATATTTAGAAACTCTTTTAGGACTCCTCATGGTTCCTCTTAGTTCTGTATGCACAAAAAGAAAGAatagataaaaataataaagttaGAAGGTTTCTCCATTTCACTTACATTAAGCTAAGGACGAAATAGGAAATGAATATataggatttgttttttttccaaatataaGTAACAGTATATGCAGGTCAGAAGCTGCTGACCTACGGAGCTTTGGAAGTGGGTGTCATGAGGCCTTTTCAGAGGATTCATGGTGGACTTTGTAAGGCGATTTGAAGCACTGGTCTTTACTCTTGTTTCTTCACTGTCTTTTCCCTGTACAAAGGGAAACAACTATCAAAATGTGCAACCAAGGTTTTGAAGATCATATATTCAGGTTAGACATGTTCTAAAAATACATATAACGATAATTGAACTGAGCAAGAAAAAGATACATAAGCTGGATACCTCCATATGTAGGGAAACTAAAGGTGAGTTTGCATTCTCCAGAGTATCCTGATTTTCAGTATGGAGATTAGCCCTCCAAAATAGACATCCCAAACAAAAACTTCCTTAGATTGGTCCACAACAATTCTCAATATAAACTAATACTCAATATAAACTTCCGTGCTAATAAGGATGTAAAATACCTTCTAGCATTATCTGATGTTTGCACCAGAAACTTCTTTGGCTGTTCAGTTATAACATTTTGGTTGCTTGTTGCCTTGCTTTCACTATATACAAATGAGACCGACCCTGAGTAAGATTCACTAGTAATATATGACTTATTATCAGCAGGAATAGAGCTTGCTTCTGATTCTTCCTCCAGTGATTTTGAATTTGGTCTGAGAAGCATACTTCCATATCCCATCTCAAAGGAATCCACAGGAGTTGCACTATGGTAAATTAGATCCTCCTCTGAGGATCCTGAAAGGTAAAGTAGCTGCTCTTCATGCATTATGGAATTAAGATCCTTTGCAAGTTTTTCCATTTGTGAAGGCTTAGGCCGAGTGACACAACTCCTTCTCTTTGATGGCACAAGTGATTCCCAAGCATGTGATTGTGCTGAAGCTGAATTGGCAAGATATCAGATAATAAAATTattaatatatcaaacaaagttGTAAGAGAACAGCTAAAAAACAATTCTTTAGTTACATACGGAACCTCGAGAATGGAAACTAATGCTTATGGTTGGTGGAGTAATATCCCTTTTCTGAGGGCCTTTATTGTGCTTCATCATACTAACATGTAGTATAGAAACACATATATTATTAATGATGTTTCATATGTACTGGATTACTGGTCTTTACTAAAGCATGATTTTCACCATATTATAGGCTTGATGCTATCTGAACACAATGCATGGACAAATTTCTTAATGATATAACAATCAGCATAAGTTATTATGAATTGATAATGCTGGACTAAAGAATAAACCAACACTGAAGAGGGGTTGCCAAAAAAAAGGTTCCGATAGCTTTATTGTGTCcaacgaaaagaaaaaatcacATATGCATTATAAGAGGGTAGCACTGCATGAGCATTACATTGGAGACAAATGTTAAGCAATGTACTTCTGACATCAATCTCAAAGCTCAAGTTCAATTCCTTAAACATTATTTGTTTGAACTGAACCAAATCATATACTATATGGTACACATCAAGAATGGAAAGAACAAAAAATGTTTTAACAGAAACACACCAGGGAATTGGAGATCACTCACCAGTCATTTCACTTGCATCAGCAGTGCCATAGGGGGCACAACTCTCTGAGTATGATAGTGCTGATCCAGAACCAGATCGATTACTTAGGTCAGGATCTCCCATCTTACGGAAGTTTTGATCAGAAAATGGTCCATTCTCCATTGTGATGTGGCTTGGATTTTTCTTCAGTTGCTTCTGTTCCTTCAGCTTCAATGTTGGAGGTTTCAGCTTGCTAGCTCTAGGTTCCTCAGCATCAATATCATCCCGAGCATGCATTGGTGTGTAATTCGTCAGCGAACCCTTAGTTCTCCATCTTGAGCCACATGCATTGCAGAGCACTGGCTTATCTGGTGGCCCATTTCTCCAGAGAGGAGTACCTGTTCCATCATTTCCCATAAGTAACAGTACAAAATTGATTTGCAGTAATATGTGTGGTATACAAGTATAGAGTTTATTAGTAGAGTGTCCATAAGGAATTCTTATCACAAATTTAGAAGAATCATGCTTGTGAAGCTACAGGATAGGATGGCATCAGGGAAGGGAACTTAGAAGAATAATTTGTCAGTGACAGTGAGTGATTACTGATTAGTCACATACATACTCAAATTGCATCTTTCAGAcgttatttttaatatttagcaCAACCATGTAGTTGTTCATTTGCTAATCTAAAAGGTGAGGCATACTAAATGCAGATGATCATTTCAATTAAGCAGCTGTTCTAGGAAGAGCTAAGAACTCCAGAACTTATAATGCTGCTGAGATTTAAGCAAAGAGAAGACCCAGCCTGTGCAAACTAGACAGCACAGCAAAGATCTTCACTTTAGTACTGTCCTAACAGCAAGCATTTCTGCAGTTGCAGCTTCTATGAAACTCTGAATGTCTGATTGGCAAAAGCAGGTGGTTCTTTTTATCTTGAACAATAGACTGTTAACTGCATCTTATTGCATTATCTGTCAAATTATCTAACAGCATACATCTGCCATGGTCAAACAAGTCTAGATGTGTCTATCTGAATCAAATAATCTGTTCCTGGTGTCCAGAATTTTACACCCAAAGGACACCGAGACCTCAACCATATCCACAAAGTTCTCCTGACAGCTTCTGATGGTTCAATGAATTTCAGCTAATAATCATCAGAGAACAAACAGAGGGAACCACAGGGAAAAAGGATTAGGAATCCCAGCCCGACGGATTCTGAAGATTTTTGCGATTTTATCTAAGACTCTTCCCAGATGCATAATTGGGAGAAAACATcacctaaaaaataaactagctagGGGGAATCAGAACTAAAACAAGGAAACAAAGAACTGCAGAAGGAAAAATCTAACTttatgaaagaaagaaaaaaagagctcACTGGTGACTCCGCAATGACGGCAAGGTCCTTGCTTTCCCATGCCTCTCTTCTCCCCTCGCCTCCACAAGCGAAGAAGAAAGGGCCCAAGAAAATTCCAACAAAATAAACACCGGAAAACCAAGCGGAAACAGGAAAGAAGCAGTTCTGTACAAGCAATTCTTCAGCAAAACaaagggggaaaaaaatcaaagaacTGTTGCTCGGTGTGAATCTTTTCAGAGCCAGAGGGGATTCCTGGGAACAATTCCACAGCCCATGAACTCAAAGACCAAGACTTGCTTGGTAGGTgttcttctttctttcctttctttctgttttttcccttttttttgttcTGTATCCAGTCTTTTAGAGAGAaggtagaggagaggaggagaggggaaagggatgGAGAAATAATGGAGGAAGGAATGCAGACGGAAGGGAGGAGATTTTACAAAGGCCGGGTGAGTCTTTGGGTGAAAGCCATTGGGGAGGaatccaaaagaaaatataGTTTAGAAGCTTGTaaatttctttttattaatgAGGGAGAGAGAAGCAACTAGGAACTGGGCAAGGTAGGAAAAGGAGAGGGGGGCTATACAACAGCAAAGGCCAGCACTTCTTTTCTCCTCTAGTTTCTTTCAGCCTTTCATTATGGGTGGTTTCAATCCCATTTCATTATTGTTGCTTGGGTATGACTAAGGAGAAGTGCAGGACATATCTAGCACTAATTAGTCAATTTGATTAACTTTAAAGCCCTCCATTTCTGGTGCCATTGGAAGAATCTTTTTCCTTACGACCTTTGCATTTCGCCCCttacgaaaaaaaaaacaacaatgtTTGTGTAGAGCACCCAACACAAGCTCAATAGAGGGGTGGTTGAATGTTGAGGTTGATGCATAAAAGATTGTTTTGATGTGTTAAAA
This window of the Oryza sativa Japonica Group chromosome 4, ASM3414082v1 genome carries:
- the LOC4336558 gene encoding GATA transcription factor 26; this encodes MGKQGPCRHCGVTSTPLWRNGPPDKPVLCNACGSRWRTKGSLTNYTPMHARDDIDAEEPRASKLKPPTLKLKEQKQLKKNPSHITMENGPFSDQNFRKMGDPDLSNRSGSGSALSYSESCAPYGTADASEMTASAQSHAWESLVPSKRRSCVTRPKPSQMEKLAKDLNSIMHEEQLLYLSGSSEEDLIYHSATPVDSFEMGYGSMLLRPNSKSLEEESEASSIPADNKSYITSESYSGSVSFVYSESKATSNQNVITEQPKKFLVQTSDNARRANLHTENQDTLENANSPLVSLHMEGKDSEETRVKTSASNRLTKSTMNPLKRPHDTHFQSSVELRGTMRSPKRVSKYGDAMGLKCQASFMPKPGNGKDLACSDRALNLFMLPPDKLSMLVPPQYANTDSDQDLLLDVPLNARHPEAELLCQPSQLSSVAHSSTSEAGNAGGEGRLKQP